Proteins found in one Pirellulales bacterium genomic segment:
- a CDS encoding PDZ domain-containing protein, producing MRCLALVTLCTLAGWLPGGVLAQDPVERMQRDIRRESGEEDDSAAREPGYLGLIGDAPEQNGSGVQVREIYSGGPADLAGIKPGDIILLVAERNIGGVGDLGAILTANQPGSKLIFTIQREENEFEVMVTLGRRPNRPHSVAMAKSGQPAPAGTTPPASGSLLGLRALPVTESVALSLGLPRAAGALVTRVVTGSPAELAGIPEGAVIVALDGKDVADAQDLADRVRALGPGKTIDLAMYLDGKLHTRQVRLGSTMQSDAPAGVPGLPPEGNVAAPNVSGGPQLGTPSSSGGSVQLHALEQKIGQLEERLARIERLLEQILVKESVPAPVGEIDIDTVETTAAPLPQ from the coding sequence ATGCGGTGCCTGGCCCTCGTAACGCTCTGTACGCTTGCTGGGTGGCTGCCTGGGGGCGTACTGGCCCAAGACCCCGTCGAACGCATGCAACGCGACATTCGCCGCGAGTCGGGCGAGGAGGACGATTCTGCCGCGCGCGAGCCGGGCTATCTCGGCCTGATCGGAGACGCCCCCGAACAAAACGGCTCGGGCGTGCAGGTGCGCGAGATCTATTCCGGCGGCCCGGCCGATCTGGCGGGCATCAAGCCGGGGGACATCATCCTGCTGGTGGCCGAACGCAATATCGGCGGTGTCGGCGATCTCGGGGCGATTCTCACGGCCAATCAGCCCGGTAGCAAGTTGATCTTCACCATCCAGCGCGAAGAAAACGAATTCGAGGTGATGGTCACGCTCGGCCGCCGTCCGAACAGACCCCACTCGGTCGCTATGGCCAAATCGGGCCAGCCCGCTCCGGCCGGCACGACGCCTCCGGCCAGCGGCTCGTTGTTGGGACTGCGCGCCCTGCCGGTCACCGAATCGGTGGCGCTTTCCCTGGGGCTGCCGCGCGCGGCAGGGGCCTTGGTAACACGCGTCGTGACGGGATCACCGGCGGAGCTGGCTGGCATACCCGAGGGGGCCGTTATCGTGGCGCTCGATGGCAAGGATGTCGCCGATGCGCAAGACCTGGCCGACCGCGTCCGCGCCCTTGGTCCCGGGAAGACGATTGACCTGGCCATGTACCTCGACGGCAAGCTGCACACCCGCCAGGTTCGCCTGGGAAGCACGATGCAGAGCGATGCGCCGGCCGGCGTGCCCGGTCTCCCCCCGGAAGGGAATGTTGCTGCTCCCAACGTCTCGGGTGGTCCACAACTGGGCACACCCTCGAGCAGCGGCGGATCGGTTCAATTGCACGCGCTCGAGCAAAAGATCGGCCAGCTCGAGGAACGCCTCGCGCGCATCGAGCGTCTGCTGGAACAGATCCTGGTTAAGGAAAGTGTTCCCGCGCCGGTCGGCGAGATCGACATCGACACCGTCGAAACGACCGCGGCCCCCCTTCCGCAATAG
- the dnaA gene encoding chromosomal replication initiator protein DnaA, with protein MNDRDVVIQLRDALAESLGQQSFELWFGANTHFDVTGTIVTVRATSQFFHDWLRRNFRTKIEACARDVIGTSASVRFVVSSVATEGDDATAPVPQETAKRPSPQVVVPPAEPLRAAAGAPSARSPRQRRIASPPAPALPGAAGEEVTLKFPMAANDTVPTRRRFARLDEFVVGASNRLAHTSAVMSTERPGTLSPLVIYGSTGVGKTHLLEGIWSAAMQKRLPGGAVYLTAEQFTSFFLEALNRSGLPNFRRKYRGVGLLLIDDLQFFAGKRATLVELLYTVGTLAEMGRQIVLASDRAPNEIPELGDELITRLEGGMLCRVEQPEYETRRGIVTRVARQMQLEVPAAVADFVAEQITSHPRALAGALHRLHATSQALGCPIDLALAQDALGDMIQRSARPVRMADIERAVCQVFGLEPRSLQSSRKAKEVSYPRMFAMWLARKHTRAALAEIGTYFGRRSHATVLSAQQKVNDWVSNRAPVTLSQRTWNADEAVRALEDRLRTG; from the coding sequence GTGAACGATAGGGACGTCGTAATCCAATTGCGTGACGCATTGGCCGAGTCGCTCGGCCAACAGAGCTTTGAGCTTTGGTTCGGCGCCAACACGCATTTCGACGTCACGGGCACCATCGTCACGGTCCGCGCGACGAGTCAGTTCTTCCACGATTGGCTGCGGCGCAACTTCCGCACGAAGATCGAAGCTTGTGCCCGTGACGTGATCGGCACCTCGGCCAGCGTCCGCTTTGTCGTCTCCAGCGTGGCGACCGAGGGGGATGACGCCACGGCCCCAGTGCCGCAGGAAACGGCGAAGAGGCCGTCTCCGCAGGTAGTCGTGCCCCCGGCCGAGCCGCTGCGCGCGGCGGCAGGGGCCCCCTCAGCTCGATCTCCTCGCCAACGGCGCATCGCTTCTCCGCCGGCGCCAGCCCTCCCCGGCGCGGCGGGGGAAGAGGTAACGCTTAAGTTTCCCATGGCAGCGAACGATACGGTGCCCACGCGCCGCCGCTTCGCGCGGCTCGACGAGTTCGTGGTCGGGGCATCGAATCGCCTGGCCCATACTTCGGCGGTCATGTCGACGGAACGGCCGGGGACGCTTTCGCCCCTGGTGATCTATGGTTCCACCGGCGTGGGAAAGACCCACCTGCTCGAGGGCATCTGGTCGGCGGCGATGCAGAAGCGTCTCCCCGGCGGCGCGGTCTACCTCACTGCCGAGCAATTCACGAGCTTCTTTCTCGAAGCCTTGAACCGCAGCGGGCTCCCCAACTTTCGGCGCAAATATCGTGGCGTGGGTCTGCTGCTGATCGACGACCTGCAATTCTTCGCGGGCAAACGAGCAACGCTGGTCGAGTTGCTCTATACGGTCGGCACGCTCGCCGAGATGGGGCGGCAGATCGTGCTGGCATCAGACCGCGCTCCGAACGAGATCCCCGAGTTGGGAGATGAGTTAATCACCCGGCTCGAAGGGGGCATGCTGTGCCGCGTCGAGCAGCCCGAGTACGAGACCCGTCGCGGGATCGTGACGCGTGTGGCGCGGCAGATGCAGCTCGAGGTACCGGCCGCCGTCGCCGATTTTGTGGCCGAGCAGATCACCTCGCACCCGCGCGCGCTGGCCGGCGCGCTCCATCGTCTGCACGCCACCAGCCAGGCGCTGGGTTGTCCGATTGATCTCGCGCTGGCGCAGGACGCGCTGGGGGACATGATCCAGCGTTCGGCGCGTCCGGTCCGCATGGCCGATATCGAGCGGGCCGTCTGCCAGGTGTTCGGTCTCGAGCCGCGCAGCCTGCAATCGTCGCGCAAGGCGAAAGAGGTGAGTTATCCACGCATGTTCGCCATGTGGCTGGCGCGCAAGCACACGCGGGCGGCGCTGGCCGAGATCGGCACCTACTTCGGTCGCCGCAGCCACGCGACGGTTCTCTCCGCCCAGCAAAAGGTGAACGACTGGGTCTCGAACCGTGCCCCGGTCACCTTGTCGCAGCGCACCTGGAACGCCGACGAAGCGGTGCGAGCGCTGGAAGACCGGCTGCGCACGGGTTGA
- a CDS encoding TIGR03960 family B12-binding radical SAM protein, translated as MLNQRLKDYVVGRLLPGVRSPAQYVGGELNVIAKDHRTVRGRLCLAFPDTYSIGMSHHGLQVLYSLTNQRDDWACERVFTPELDMEAALRNSGTPLYSLETFTPLVDFDVLGFSLQYEICATNLLTMLDLGGIPLRAEERTLEHPLIIAGGPCAQNPEPLAPFVDIFITGDGEPSLPVICDEWLELRREARGDAPWRTEAASREARADVLADMARRIPYAYVPRFYEPEYGAEGRFVKLHPTREGIPETIEPSVISDLDGIPLPTAPIVPFVECVHDRIAIEIMRGCPWQCRFCQSTVIKRPLRIREVETIVSAALESYRNTGYNEISILSLSTSDYPHFEQLMRRLQETFQPLGVNIAIPSLRVNEQLRTIASLLTTDRRSGLTLAPEVARDDMREQIRKKIKNDDLYEGCRFAFSRGFEKVKLYFLCGLPGEREVDLDGIVEMAEHIAQIGRDETGRFARVTASVSNFVPKAHTPYQWNGMQTREYFRWAHDYMKRRVRNRAVSVKCHNVETSLLEGALSRGDRRMADVIELAWRRGARLDSWHEHANPKLWWDAMAELGIDVQATLHQPYGLADRLPWDHVNVKKGREYLEKEQKRAVVQLTAMANAI; from the coding sequence ATGCTCAATCAACGCCTCAAGGATTACGTCGTCGGTCGCCTGCTGCCGGGCGTCCGTTCGCCCGCACAGTACGTCGGGGGCGAGCTCAACGTCATCGCCAAAGACCATCGCACGGTCCGCGGGCGGCTGTGCCTCGCCTTCCCCGATACCTACTCGATCGGCATGAGCCATCACGGCCTGCAGGTCCTTTATTCGCTCACCAATCAACGCGACGATTGGGCCTGCGAACGGGTCTTCACCCCTGAGCTCGACATGGAGGCGGCGCTCCGCAACTCGGGAACGCCCCTCTATTCCCTCGAGACCTTCACGCCGCTCGTCGATTTCGACGTGTTGGGATTCAGCCTGCAATATGAAATCTGCGCGACCAACCTCCTCACGATGCTCGATCTGGGGGGCATCCCGCTGCGGGCTGAAGAACGCACGCTCGAGCATCCGCTGATCATCGCGGGGGGACCGTGCGCGCAGAATCCCGAGCCGCTGGCGCCGTTCGTCGACATTTTCATCACCGGCGACGGCGAACCGAGCCTGCCGGTGATCTGCGACGAATGGCTGGAGTTGCGTCGCGAGGCGCGGGGCGACGCCCCCTGGCGAACCGAGGCCGCCAGTCGCGAGGCACGCGCCGACGTGCTGGCCGACATGGCCCGGCGAATTCCCTACGCCTACGTGCCGCGCTTTTACGAACCGGAATATGGCGCCGAGGGCCGGTTCGTCAAGTTGCATCCCACGCGCGAGGGCATTCCCGAGACGATCGAGCCGTCGGTGATCTCCGATCTCGATGGCATCCCATTGCCGACGGCGCCGATCGTGCCGTTCGTCGAGTGCGTTCACGATCGCATTGCCATCGAGATCATGCGCGGCTGCCCCTGGCAGTGCCGTTTCTGCCAGAGCACCGTCATCAAGCGTCCCTTGCGCATACGCGAGGTGGAAACGATCGTCTCGGCCGCGCTCGAGAGCTATCGCAACACGGGCTACAACGAAATCTCGATCCTCTCCCTCTCGACGAGCGACTATCCCCATTTCGAGCAGCTCATGCGGCGCTTGCAGGAGACGTTCCAGCCGCTGGGGGTGAACATCGCCATCCCCAGCCTGCGCGTGAACGAGCAACTCCGCACAATCGCCTCGCTCTTGACGACGGATCGCCGCTCGGGCCTCACGTTGGCCCCCGAGGTGGCCCGCGACGACATGCGCGAGCAGATCCGCAAGAAGATCAAGAACGACGACCTGTACGAAGGTTGCCGCTTCGCCTTCAGCCGCGGCTTCGAGAAGGTGAAGCTCTACTTCCTCTGCGGCTTGCCGGGCGAGCGCGAGGTGGATCTCGACGGCATCGTGGAAATGGCCGAGCACATTGCGCAAATCGGCCGCGACGAGACGGGCCGCTTTGCCCGCGTCACGGCGAGCGTGTCGAACTTCGTTCCCAAGGCGCATACGCCCTATCAATGGAACGGCATGCAGACGCGCGAGTATTTCCGCTGGGCGCACGACTATATGAAGCGGCGCGTCCGCAACCGCGCGGTGAGCGTCAAGTGCCACAACGTCGAAACCAGCCTGCTCGAAGGGGCCTTGAGCCGGGGCGATCGCCGCATGGCGGACGTGATCGAGCTCGCCTGGCGCCGCGGGGCGCGGCTCGATAGCTGGCACGAGCATGCCAATCCAAAACTCTGGTGGGACGCGATGGCCGAGCTCGGCATCGACGTACAGGCCACGTTGCACCAGCCCTACGGACTGGCCGATCGACTCCCCTGGGATCACGTGAATGTGAAGAAGGGACGCGAGTACCTCGAGAAAGAGCAAAAACGGGCCGTGGTGCAGCTTACCGCCATGGCCAATGCGATTTGA
- a CDS encoding NAD(P)H-hydrate epimerase has product MRTLNRQQVRDVDRRAIEEYGLSGLVLMENAGRGVVDILCREEISGEVVICCGRGNNAGDGFVIARHLDLRGHKVRVFLWSDPAMLTGDAAANYAIIARARLPIEIISPDDDPTAKLSSALSGAGWGVDALLGTGATGEPRPPIDRVIDVLNASRVPILAVDLPSGLDCDTGQPARHTIQARITCTFVAAKPGFFTVSAEQYTGRVEVLDIGAPRRLIDEMFVRATADD; this is encoded by the coding sequence ATGCGGACCCTCAACCGCCAGCAAGTACGCGACGTCGACCGGCGGGCCATCGAGGAGTACGGCCTCTCGGGGCTGGTCTTGATGGAGAACGCGGGCCGTGGCGTGGTCGACATCCTCTGTCGTGAAGAGATCTCGGGAGAGGTGGTGATCTGCTGCGGGCGAGGCAACAACGCCGGTGATGGATTCGTCATCGCCCGGCACCTAGATCTGCGCGGCCACAAGGTGCGAGTCTTCTTGTGGTCCGATCCCGCGATGCTCACGGGCGATGCGGCGGCCAACTACGCGATCATCGCGCGTGCCAGGCTGCCGATCGAGATCATCTCCCCCGACGACGATCCCACGGCGAAGCTTTCGTCGGCGCTGTCAGGGGCTGGCTGGGGGGTCGATGCCCTGCTCGGCACGGGAGCCACGGGAGAGCCGCGTCCGCCGATCGATCGCGTGATCGACGTGCTCAATGCGTCGCGCGTGCCGATTCTCGCGGTCGATCTGCCCAGTGGTCTGGATTGCGACACGGGGCAGCCCGCGCGTCACACGATCCAAGCGCGGATCACCTGCACGTTCGTCGCGGCGAAACCGGGATTCTTCACCGTCAGCGCCGAGCAATATACCGGTCGCGTCGAGGTCCTCGATATCGGGGCGCCGCGGCGGTTGATCGACGAGATGTTCGTCCGCGCGACGGCTGACGATTGA
- a CDS encoding gamma-glutamyl-gamma-aminobutyrate hydrolase family protein (Members of this family of hydrolases with an active site Cys residue belong to MEROPS family C26.): protein MRPVLVFRHTAEESLGVAELALRQAGLVYSYLDLSRESLRAFDPQQLAGLIVLGGAMNTDETEQHPFLLPEMDWIRAAVDHQVPVLGICLGAQLLARSLGARVDRNPVKEIGWYDLAPTAEAAGDPLFAHFAPRERVFQWHGDTFELPDGAVQLCRGESCVQQAFRYGETAYGVQFHAEVTHEIIEHWLSEPAGRQELAELDYIDPARIRAETPARLPAMHQLAEKLFGCFAALCAARVAG from the coding sequence ATGCGACCTGTGCTCGTGTTTCGCCATACGGCCGAGGAGTCTCTGGGCGTCGCCGAGTTGGCCTTGCGACAGGCGGGGCTCGTTTACTCGTATCTCGATCTGTCGCGCGAATCGCTACGCGCGTTCGATCCGCAACAACTGGCGGGACTCATCGTGCTCGGGGGCGCGATGAACACGGACGAGACCGAGCAGCATCCGTTTCTTTTGCCCGAGATGGACTGGATTCGCGCGGCAGTCGATCACCAGGTACCTGTTCTTGGCATTTGCCTGGGCGCGCAGTTGCTGGCCAGGTCGTTGGGAGCGCGCGTGGATCGCAATCCCGTCAAGGAAATCGGCTGGTACGACCTCGCACCGACAGCCGAGGCGGCGGGCGACCCTCTCTTCGCACACTTCGCTCCGCGCGAGAGGGTCTTCCAATGGCACGGCGACACGTTCGAGTTGCCCGACGGCGCCGTGCAACTCTGCCGTGGCGAGTCGTGCGTGCAACAAGCGTTCCGCTATGGCGAGACCGCCTATGGCGTGCAGTTCCACGCCGAGGTAACGCACGAGATCATCGAGCACTGGCTCAGCGAACCGGCCGGCCGCCAGGAACTGGCGGAGCTTGACTATATCGATCCGGCGCGAATCCGTGCCGAGACTCCCGCGCGACTGCCCGCGATGCACCAGCTTGCGGAGAAACTCTTCGGCTGCTTCGCGGCATTGTGCGCGGCGCGTGTCGCCGGTTGA
- a CDS encoding LysR family transcriptional regulator yields MQELNFSHLLYFWTVARDGSIASACHRLQLSQPTISMQIRKLERSLGHRLFDRSGRNLVLTDVGRTVFDYADEMFSLGRELLSTMRGLPGKRSGRLHVGIPTHLPKIITYRLLDPTLRLPDKVQLICHEAELSELVNGLTRHRFDVILTDTPIHSSTSVRCFSHPLGECDIAICGVPSMAAKYRGRFPESLDGAPFLLPTSATDLRRTLDRWFDSRSYRPNIVAEFDDSALMKEFGGGGEGLFPMPTAVAPDVERQYGVEMIGRLPDSRVRYFAVTTERKLTHPATVVIAQTARSGLLSEPEE; encoded by the coding sequence CTGCAAGAGCTGAATTTCTCGCATCTGCTCTATTTCTGGACGGTGGCGCGCGATGGCAGCATTGCCAGTGCCTGCCATCGTCTCCAATTGAGCCAGCCCACGATCAGTATGCAGATTCGCAAGCTCGAGCGGTCGTTGGGGCATCGCTTGTTCGACCGTTCCGGGCGGAATCTCGTCCTGACCGACGTGGGACGCACCGTGTTCGACTATGCGGACGAGATGTTCTCCCTCGGTCGCGAACTGCTCAGCACGATGCGCGGATTGCCCGGCAAACGCTCGGGCCGGCTACACGTGGGTATTCCTACCCACCTGCCGAAGATCATCACCTATCGCTTGCTCGACCCGACGTTGCGGCTGCCGGACAAGGTGCAATTGATCTGCCACGAGGCCGAGTTGAGCGAGCTGGTCAACGGACTCACGCGGCACCGTTTCGACGTCATCCTGACCGATACGCCGATCCACTCGTCGACGAGCGTGCGTTGCTTCAGCCATCCGCTGGGCGAATGCGACATCGCGATCTGCGGCGTGCCGTCGATGGCCGCCAAGTATCGCGGTCGATTTCCCGAATCGCTCGATGGGGCGCCCTTCCTGTTGCCGACCTCGGCGACCGATCTGCGCCGTACGCTCGACCGCTGGTTCGATAGCCGCTCGTATCGACCGAATATCGTGGCCGAGTTCGACGACAGCGCGCTGATGAAAGAATTCGGCGGTGGCGGCGAAGGACTCTTCCCGATGCCCACGGCGGTGGCGCCCGATGTCGAACGCCAATACGGCGTCGAAATGATCGGTCGCTTGCCCGACTCACGCGTGCGGTACTTTGCCGTGACGACCGAGCGCAAGCTGACGCACCCGGCCACGGTGGTTATTGCCCAAACGGCACGATCCGGCTTGTTGAGCGAGCCGGAAGAGTAA
- a CDS encoding GNAT family N-acetyltransferase translates to MTTDDDDPSVVIAPCALADRRAALALLCRRLPLEERERHLAALLNSVSSGSPSQAELLVARDRGRLLGGVLVEVQPGRTALLHAPGTTDTASYDELAPRLIAAALVHCRREHVRLVQSLLETDTGCAATALATSGLQHRVDLLYLVSTRDHFPDTMPSTPLEFVPVEAGEEARLAQIIERTYVDSRDCPELDGAREMRDVIEGYRPTGTAAAAPWFFVRKGDRDVGCLLLSDYPAHDQWELVYMGLAPEVRGRTLGMDVARYAQWRARCAARGKLVLAVDAANEPALKMYSACGFLAWDRRSVFVRLLES, encoded by the coding sequence ATGACGACCGATGACGACGATCCATCTGTAGTAATCGCACCCTGTGCTCTGGCAGACCGCCGCGCGGCGCTAGCACTTCTCTGCCGGCGTCTTCCTCTCGAAGAACGCGAGCGACACCTCGCCGCCTTGTTGAATTCAGTTTCTTCCGGCTCCCCGTCCCAGGCCGAGCTGCTCGTGGCCCGCGATCGTGGCCGGCTGCTGGGGGGGGTGCTCGTCGAAGTACAGCCTGGGCGCACGGCGTTGTTACACGCGCCCGGCACGACCGATACCGCGTCGTACGACGAATTGGCGCCACGCTTGATTGCGGCGGCGCTGGTGCATTGTCGCCGCGAGCACGTGCGGCTTGTTCAGTCCTTGCTCGAGACCGATACAGGATGCGCCGCTACCGCGCTCGCGACCTCTGGGCTTCAGCACAGGGTCGACCTGCTTTATCTGGTCAGCACGCGCGATCATTTCCCCGATACCATGCCAAGCACGCCGCTCGAGTTCGTGCCGGTCGAGGCGGGAGAGGAAGCACGCCTCGCCCAAATCATCGAACGAACCTATGTCGATAGTCGCGATTGCCCCGAACTCGACGGCGCGAGAGAGATGCGCGACGTGATCGAGGGTTATCGACCGACGGGCACGGCCGCCGCGGCTCCGTGGTTCTTCGTGCGCAAAGGTGATCGGGACGTGGGTTGCCTGCTCCTGTCGGATTATCCGGCACACGATCAATGGGAACTCGTGTACATGGGTCTCGCGCCCGAGGTGCGCGGACGTACACTAGGGATGGACGTCGCGCGTTACGCGCAATGGCGCGCGCGTTGTGCCGCACGCGGCAAACTCGTCCTCGCCGTCGATGCCGCCAACGAACCGGCGCTGAAGATGTACTCGGCCTGCGGTTTTTTGGCGTGGGATCGGCGCAGTGTGTTCGTGCGATTGCTGGAAAGTTAG
- a CDS encoding ABC transporter ATP-binding protein, with amino-acid sequence MIELIDFGKDYGDFTAVECLNLKIEAGELFGFIGPNGAGKSTTIRFLATLLKASRGDGRVNGHSVARDPMSVRRSIGYMPDNFGVYDGMRVWEFLDFFAVAYQIPRARRKQVISDVLELLDLAHKRDDFVNGLSRGMKQRLCLAKTLVHDPPVLILDEPSSGLDPRARLEVKALLKELCRMGKTILISSHILTELADCCTSIGIIERGQMLMHGPIDDVYRRIRRNRVIDIRVNDRVDVALSVVRSRPETLNVESIDHAIQAELATDDDGVALLLQQLLAAGVAVRSFAEKEPTLEDVFMLVTKGLVT; translated from the coding sequence ATGATCGAGTTGATCGACTTCGGCAAGGATTATGGCGACTTCACGGCCGTCGAATGCCTGAACCTGAAAATCGAGGCGGGGGAATTATTCGGCTTCATCGGTCCCAATGGCGCCGGCAAGAGTACCACGATTCGCTTCCTGGCCACGTTGCTCAAGGCTAGCCGCGGCGATGGACGCGTGAACGGGCATAGCGTGGCCCGCGATCCCATGTCGGTGCGGCGCAGCATCGGCTATATGCCCGACAATTTCGGCGTCTACGACGGCATGCGCGTCTGGGAGTTCTTGGATTTCTTTGCCGTCGCCTACCAGATTCCGCGCGCGCGTCGCAAGCAGGTGATCAGCGACGTGCTCGAACTGCTTGATCTGGCGCACAAGCGCGACGACTTCGTGAACGGCCTTTCGCGCGGGATGAAGCAGCGGCTCTGCTTGGCGAAGACGCTCGTTCACGATCCGCCGGTGTTGATTCTCGACGAGCCTTCGAGCGGTCTCGATCCGCGCGCTCGCCTCGAGGTGAAGGCCCTGCTCAAGGAACTGTGCCGGATGGGAAAGACGATTCTCATCTCGAGCCACATTCTTACCGAGTTGGCCGACTGTTGTACGTCGATTGGTATCATCGAGCGCGGCCAGATGCTCATGCACGGACCGATCGATGACGTCTATCGTCGCATTCGGCGCAATCGCGTGATCGATATCCGCGTGAACGATCGGGTCGACGTGGCCCTCTCGGTGGTGCGCAGCCGGCCCGAGACGTTGAACGTCGAGAGTATCGATCACGCGATTCAAGCCGAACTGGCGACCGACGACGATGGTGTCGCGTTGCTGTTGCAGCAGTTGCTGGCCGCCGGGGTGGCCGTGCGTTCCTTTGCCGAGAAGGAGCCCACGCTCGAGGACGTGTTCATGCTGGTCACGAAAGGATTGGTCACCTAG
- a CDS encoding mandelate racemase/muconate lactonizing enzyme family protein yields MKITDIRVHRLLGGTVDGGWPDAHEAEDDLHALVEVITDEGPTGVGSVFTSSQLVEAGVEFLRPQWLHESAVEPERVSEKLRQSSFWQGRGGTVEHVISGIDIALWDLFGKLCNQPVSRLLGGCYRTKIKPYGSILFDEPAKLRDKLQATTSRGFRAIKLGWRPFGRRDSRYDELLVRTARDTVGDGVELLVDAGGSEQFWPHGYKWALRTAQMLAQYNIGWFEEPLPPDDIEGFVQLRRHAPVPIAGGEVLTRRQTFQTWIERGAFDIVQPDATKCGGLSEARRIAWMAYDHNIQMVSHGWNTAVGVAADLQLAAAMPVARFVEYLTPAPYIEQIITEPFRLDAEGMLAIPEKPGLGIELNREALARFAGK; encoded by the coding sequence ATGAAAATCACCGATATTCGCGTCCATCGCCTGCTGGGCGGCACCGTCGACGGTGGCTGGCCCGACGCCCACGAGGCCGAAGACGATCTGCACGCCCTGGTCGAGGTCATCACCGACGAGGGCCCCACCGGCGTCGGCAGCGTCTTTACCAGCTCGCAACTGGTCGAGGCCGGCGTCGAGTTTCTCCGGCCGCAATGGCTGCACGAGTCGGCCGTCGAGCCCGAGCGCGTCAGCGAAAAGCTGCGGCAATCGAGCTTCTGGCAGGGGCGTGGCGGCACGGTCGAGCACGTCATCTCCGGCATCGATATCGCGCTGTGGGATCTCTTCGGCAAGCTCTGCAACCAGCCGGTCTCACGTCTGCTGGGGGGTTGCTATCGCACGAAGATCAAGCCGTATGGATCGATCTTGTTCGACGAGCCGGCCAAGCTGCGCGACAAGTTACAGGCGACCACGTCGCGCGGCTTTCGCGCCATCAAGTTGGGCTGGCGTCCCTTCGGCCGCCGCGACTCGCGCTACGACGAGTTGCTTGTCCGCACGGCCCGCGACACCGTGGGGGACGGCGTCGAGCTCCTGGTCGACGCGGGGGGGAGCGAACAGTTCTGGCCGCACGGCTACAAGTGGGCCCTGCGCACGGCCCAGATGCTCGCGCAGTACAACATCGGCTGGTTCGAAGAACCCCTCCCCCCCGACGATATCGAGGGCTTCGTGCAACTGCGGCGTCACGCGCCGGTACCGATTGCCGGGGGCGAAGTCCTCACGCGGCGGCAGACGTTTCAAACCTGGATTGAACGCGGCGCGTTCGACATCGTGCAACCCGACGCCACGAAATGTGGCGGCCTGAGCGAGGCGCGGCGCATCGCCTGGATGGCGTACGACCACAACATTCAAATGGTCAGTCACGGCTGGAACACCGCCGTGGGCGTGGCGGCCGATCTGCAATTGGCCGCTGCCATGCCAGTGGCGCGGTTTGTCGAGTACCTGACCCCGGCGCCGTACATCGAACAGATCATTACCGAGCCATTCCGCCTCGATGCCGAGGGAATGCTGGCGATTCCGGAGAAGCCCGGGCTGGGCATCGAATTGAATCGCGAGGCGCTGGCTCGATTCGCGGGCAAATAG